From the Malus domestica chromosome 17, GDT2T_hap1 genome, one window contains:
- the LOC139193641 gene encoding uncharacterized protein: MELNCRAIGWLKEFQHWHGKNEKHSCKVSQKWTKLDARWSKCNFDAAWDEQRGVGGVGVVIRNNRGDFVAAMTTGHAAISSPLLAEIMAARVAAFLVKEKQLQATVFEGDALLVMTGLQHDG; this comes from the coding sequence ATGGAACTAAATTGTAGGGCAATTGGTTGGTTGAAGGAATTCCAACATTGGCAtgggaaaaatgaaaaacacaGCTGCAAAGTTTCTCAAAAATGGACGAAGCTGGATGCAAGGTGGTCTAAATGTAATTTTGATGCGGCATGGGACGAACAGAGGGGTGTTGGTGGTGTTGGGGTGGTGATTCGGAACAATAGGGGTGATTTTGTGGCAGCCATGACAACTGGGCATGCTGCTATTTCCTCCCCTCTGCTGGCCGAGATTATGGCAGCTAGGGTTGCGGCTTTTTTGGTCAAAGAGAAGCAACTACAGGCCACGGTGTTTGAAGGTGATGCGCTGCTTGTTATGACAGGCCTACAACATGATGGTTAG
- the LOC139193643 gene encoding uncharacterized mitochondrial protein AtMg00810-like: protein MTALIIYVDDRIITGDDCDEISQLQSNLAAEFEMKNIGDLKYFLGVKVARSPKGIFLSQRKYVLDLLKETGMLGCKPVDTHIVEKHYLCLDPNQKSVDKGRYQILVGRLIYLAHTRPDIAYAVSVVSQFMHLPSVDHMAAVMHILAYLKSAPGK, encoded by the coding sequence ATGACAGCCTTAATCATTTATGTAGATGATAGGATTATCACTGGAGATGATTGTGATGAGATTTCACAGTTGCAGAGTAATCTTGCGGCTGAGTTTGAAATGAAGAACATAGGGGATTTGAAGTACTTTCTTGGGGTTAAAGTTGCTCGATCTCCGAaaggtattttcttgtctcaacGTAAGTATGTTCTGGATTTGTTAAAAGAAACTGGTATGCTAGGATGTAAGCCAGTAGATACTCATATTGTTGAAAAGCATTATCTATGTTTGGATCCGAATCAGAAGTCCGTTGATAAAGGGAGATATCAGATACTTGTAGGGAGACTAATTTATTTGGCTCATACACGTCCGGATATTGCTTATGCCGTGAGTGTAGtgagtcagtttatgcattTGCCGAGTGTAGATCATATGGCTGCTGTTATGCATATCCTAGCATATTTAAAGTCGGCACCAGGAAAATGA
- the LOC103416991 gene encoding mini zinc finger protein 2-like, with protein MRKRLVVLRRTEEASAASSFTVVRYGECQKNHAAAVGGYAVDGCREFMASNGEEGTTAALTCAACGCHRNFHRREVETVSECFSPSSNGA; from the coding sequence ATGAGGAAGCGGCTAGTAGTTTTGAGAAGGACAGAAGAAGCTTCAGCAGCTTCATCTTTCACCGTCGTGAGATATGGAGAGTGCCAGAAGAACCATGCCGCCGCGGTAGGAGGCTACGCTGTTGACGGGTGCAGAGAGTTCATGGCAAGTAATGGGGAGGAGGGAACAACTGCTGCGCTCACCTGTGCCGCCTGTGGCTGCCACAGGAATTTCCACAGAAGAGAAGTAGAGACCGTCTCCGAGTGCTTTTCGCCTTCTTCAAATGGTgcttaa